In Silene latifolia isolate original U9 population chromosome 3, ASM4854445v1, whole genome shotgun sequence, a single window of DNA contains:
- the LOC141648853 gene encoding F-box/kelch-repeat protein At3g23880-like yields the protein MEGRKKKKKVSKLKDLSTNLPPELCIDHILPALPVKTLLQFRSVCKLWRDTIDDPRFVSIHFTLSKNNVDKKKVIAIENFGVLHKKRHKLTIRHGKTLRKQTDLFQHPYRYYFQGSCNGLFFVVGWQQLKLWNPSIRKSMSIPPCPLDPHFRYRKYFFGFRPSSNDYAVYAFQSDKSSRMNVSVAVYTLSDNLWNIRSCKLSLPPDYNIDYDSFDPYSVLMCGGKAVFHDGVLHWFNTGYGNKTHLISFDFDVEKFSGLELPDNRHAQAWTTFRFLFVLGKLLALFSISSEHSSIWVLKNESWDLLFSTTSSSVRYDYINEHPDVVTKVAFYAEDGGVTLVYGKVGYKIMSDEIQELNKTMSPKLIIDTYTESLVLYKGCQGQCLSILLYIDFRFRVQNLSGIASTPDMTVVSDTLRKQSDLLHSTEIPFSSEAATACFPG from the exons ATGGAGGgtaggaagaagaagaagaaagtctCAAAACTAAAGGACTTGTCCACTAATTTACCACCAGAATTGTGCATTGACCATATTCTTCCTGCACTGCCTGTTAAAACCCTTTTACAATTTAGGTCGGTCTGTAAATTATGGCGCGATACCATTGATGACCCGCGTTTTGTTTCTATTCATTTTACACTTTCGAAGAACAATGTCGACAAAAAAAAGGTAATAGCAATTGAGAACTTTGGTGTGCTACACAAAAAAAGACATAAGCTGACAATTCGTCATGGAAAAACACTGAGGAAACAAACCGACCTTTTCCAGCATCCTTACAGATACTATTTTCAAGGGAGCTGCAACGGCCTGTTTTTCGTGGTGGGGTGGCAGCAGTTGAAATTGTGGAACCCCTCTATTCGAAAATCAATGTCCATTCCTCCTTGTCCACTTGATCCTCATTTTAGGTATCGTAAATATTTTTTTGGATTTAGGCCTTCGAGTAATGATTATGCTGTTTACGCTTTTCAGAGTGATAAATCCAGCCGTATGAATGTTTCGGTTGCAGTTTATACTCTATCTGATAACCTTTGGAATATTAGAAGCTGCAAATTAAGTCTTCCTCCTGATTATAATATTGATTATGATAGTTTTGACCCATATAGTGTACTAATGTGTGGAGGTAAAGCTGTTTTTCATGATGGAGTTTTACACTGGTTTAATACCGGATACGGGAATAAAACCCATCTTATTTCGTTCGACTTTGATGTCGAGAAATTCAGTGGTCTTGAACTGCCAGATAACCGTCATGCTCAAGCCTGGACTACCTTTAGGTTTTTGTTTGTTCTGGGCAAGTTGTTGGCACTTTTCAGTATTTCTTCAGAACATAGCTCGATATGGGTGCTTAAGAACGAGTCATGGGATTTGCTGTTTTCGACAACTTCAAGTTCAGTTAGATACGATTACATTAATGAACACCCTGATGTGGTTACAAAAGTGGCGTTCTATGCTGAAGATGGTGGAGTAACTCTGGTTTATGGAAAAGTTGGCTATAAAATCATGAGCGACGAGATACAGGAGCTCAACAAAACTATGAGTCCGAAGCTGATAATAGACACTTATACGGAAAGCTTGGTGTTGTACAAAGGATGTCAAGGTCAG TGTTTAAGCATTCTGTTATATATTGATTTCAGGTTTAGAGTGCAGAATTTATCCGGTATTGCTTCGACACCCGATATGACTGTAGTCTC